The following are from one region of the Stigmatella ashevillena genome:
- a CDS encoding sigma 54-interacting transcriptional regulator encodes MEVASQDAVNLQRERDLYRNLLELGGKDEMEPLLEEALALIVRITSAQQGYLEILDNRGEGRTPRWWMAQGCYDNDVEAIRAAVSRGVLGAAIASGQTIVTASALEDPRFSSRRSVQRNKTGAVLCAPISHPPLGVVYLQDRSEPGPFTEEDRQLAERFARYLANLADRLILRRDRHEPDLTRPFRQRLRAEGVIGGSPAMAKVLEQVSVAASCDIAVLITGPSGTGKTQVARVIHDNSERARRPFVELNCANLQETLAERELFGAVRGAFSGADKLMKGKIDAAEGGTLFLDEIGELPMPVQAKLLQVLQSKQYFRLGDTSPLVANVRIIAATNNELRAAVAKKTFREDLLYRLEVLPIRMPSMAERREDIPALAEYFCARACEEQKRPKLRLSPAALLAMKAVEWPGNIRELANKIEAAVARAASQGAQQVDRRHLFPDDTPAHGNPRWLSYHETTRRFQKQLLEKTLEETNWNTSEAAERLELSRAHVYNLIAGFGLERTKP; translated from the coding sequence ATGGAAGTCGCTTCCCAAGACGCGGTGAATCTGCAGCGAGAGAGAGATCTCTACCGAAACCTGCTGGAGCTGGGGGGCAAGGACGAGATGGAGCCTCTTCTGGAAGAGGCTCTGGCATTGATCGTCCGCATCACCTCCGCACAGCAAGGGTACCTGGAGATCCTCGACAACCGCGGAGAGGGGCGGACCCCCCGGTGGTGGATGGCGCAAGGCTGCTATGACAACGACGTTGAGGCGATTCGAGCCGCCGTCTCTCGCGGGGTGCTCGGGGCAGCGATCGCTTCGGGTCAGACCATCGTCACGGCCTCAGCCCTCGAGGATCCCCGATTCTCGTCGCGCCGGAGCGTCCAACGCAACAAGACAGGGGCCGTGCTGTGCGCCCCCATCAGCCACCCCCCTCTGGGAGTGGTGTACTTGCAAGATCGGTCCGAGCCAGGCCCCTTCACCGAGGAGGATCGCCAACTGGCCGAGCGGTTCGCGCGGTATCTGGCGAACCTGGCGGACCGGCTGATCTTGCGAAGGGACCGCCACGAGCCGGATCTCACTCGGCCCTTCCGCCAGAGACTCCGCGCCGAAGGGGTGATCGGTGGGAGTCCCGCGATGGCCAAAGTGCTCGAGCAGGTGTCGGTGGCTGCATCCTGTGACATCGCGGTGCTGATCACCGGCCCCTCTGGCACTGGAAAGACCCAAGTCGCACGTGTCATCCATGACAACAGCGAGCGCGCCCGGCGGCCTTTCGTGGAGCTGAACTGCGCAAACCTCCAAGAAACGCTCGCGGAGCGGGAGCTGTTCGGGGCGGTGCGTGGCGCCTTCAGCGGTGCGGACAAGCTGATGAAGGGCAAGATCGACGCGGCGGAGGGAGGAACGCTCTTCCTCGACGAGATTGGCGAGCTGCCGATGCCCGTGCAGGCCAAGCTGTTGCAGGTCCTCCAGTCCAAACAATACTTCCGCCTGGGAGACACGAGTCCGCTCGTCGCGAACGTGCGCATCATCGCGGCGACCAACAACGAGCTGAGGGCCGCCGTCGCGAAGAAGACGTTCCGGGAAGATCTCCTCTACCGGCTCGAGGTTCTCCCGATCCGAATGCCCTCCATGGCCGAACGACGCGAGGACATTCCAGCCCTCGCTGAGTACTTCTGCGCGAGGGCCTGTGAGGAGCAGAAGCGCCCCAAGCTCCGGCTGTCTCCCGCCGCGCTGCTCGCCATGAAGGCGGTGGAGTGGCCCGGCAACATCCGGGAGCTGGCCAACAAGATCGAAGCAGCCGTGGCCCGCGCCGCGAGTCAAGGAGCCCAGCAGGTGGACCGGCGTCACCTCTTCCCGGACGACACCCCGGCGCATGGAAACCCCCGGTGGCTCAGCTACCACGAGACCACCCGCCGCTTTCAGAAACAGCTCCTGGAAAAGACCCTGGAAGAGACCAACTGGAACACCTCCGAGGCGGCGGAGCGGCTCGAGCTCTCGCGAGCCCATGTCTACAACCTGATCGCCGGCTTCGGACTCGAGAGGACGAAGCCGTGA